Proteins from a single region of Pseudopedobacter saltans DSM 12145:
- a CDS encoding SusC/RagA family TonB-linked outer membrane protein: MKKRTTMLLFFAMAFFTFTLQAQVRSLSGKVTSKTDGEPLIGVSISVKSSTASTITDASGNFKINLPDQAESTLLVKYIGFKDLEVPVRNQAQINIQLEEDTKTLDEIVVIGYGTVKKRDLTGSVVSVKGNEIAEVPSASIIESVQGKIPGVDIVRSNGSATSGVSMTVRGNRSITANNGPLFIVDGVQYSNMQDLNPNDIESMEVLKDASSTAIYGSRGANGVIIVTTKKGVTGKATVSFNGYTGISTVARYPSLMNLEQFVNLRREAFRATGKWSGLADDSKAFNNAELEAISKNQYIDYHDLLIHNGLLQDYQLGVNAGTEKTKVYFSLGYLDEKGILKQDWSNRYTGRLNIDQTIGKAFKAGMQSQLTRYEQSIRRDPLNQANKVNPLGTVYDEKGEFIVYPLGGAFVSPLADEQPNIYTNRAIRTRILTNAYIEVKPITELTFRSTLGATIDNGRNGTYAAPQSIDRNGAFPRATYAADNGFLINWENVLTYQKQISDHSITLTGVNSFIWNRSDFISAAGENQLLKSQLFYALGNANANIAVNTGYEMSNLVSFAGRANYSYKGKYLLTLTGRTDGSSILAEGHKWAFFPSVAVGWRISDEDFFKKGNTVSELKLRASYGKAGNYAVDPYSTQSSLSRVAFAYGDVAAPGYAFSPQVGNPNLGWELTTTLNLGLDIGLVNNRVNTTIDFYDSKTSDLLLARGLPPTTGVTSVVQNIGKTKNTGVEIGINSENLKGKAVGWTSSLSFTSNRERIVELVSGTDDIGNGWFIGHPTQVFYDYEKLGIWQTDEAAEAAKYGQTPGTIKVRDLNDDNKIDATNDRKVIGTSRPKWFGGFDNTFTYKGFELNFYVFARFGQTINPDFLRRYDPQGIGQSTAAINYWTPENPSNDYPRPNSGLSLASMLYTSTIGYVDGSYIRVRNISLGYTLPKSISQKVFMNNIKVYATAKNPFTWTRSSRLEEYDPERGGSENFPMTKVFVFGLNLGF, from the coding sequence ATGAAAAAGAGGACAACTATGCTCCTGTTTTTTGCAATGGCGTTTTTTACGTTTACGTTGCAAGCACAGGTGAGAAGTTTATCTGGTAAAGTTACCAGTAAAACTGACGGGGAACCGCTGATTGGGGTAAGCATTAGCGTAAAAAGCTCTACGGCGAGTACGATTACAGATGCTTCGGGTAATTTTAAAATCAATTTGCCCGACCAGGCCGAAAGTACTTTATTGGTAAAGTACATCGGGTTTAAGGATCTCGAAGTTCCCGTTCGAAATCAAGCACAAATAAATATTCAGCTCGAAGAAGATACCAAGACACTGGATGAAATTGTAGTGATAGGTTACGGAACTGTCAAGAAAAGGGATTTGACAGGTTCTGTTGTCTCGGTAAAAGGGAATGAAATAGCAGAAGTTCCTTCGGCCAGTATAATCGAATCTGTACAGGGTAAAATCCCGGGAGTGGATATCGTTAGAAGTAATGGGTCAGCTACATCCGGAGTAAGTATGACAGTGCGGGGAAACCGCTCCATTACAGCGAATAACGGGCCATTGTTTATTGTAGATGGAGTTCAGTATAGCAATATGCAGGATCTTAATCCTAACGATATTGAATCTATGGAAGTTTTAAAAGATGCTTCTTCTACTGCAATTTACGGATCTCGGGGGGCGAATGGGGTTATCATTGTGACGACCAAGAAAGGAGTGACGGGAAAAGCCACTGTTTCTTTTAACGGCTATACCGGGATTTCTACTGTTGCAAGATATCCTTCTTTAATGAATTTAGAGCAGTTTGTTAACCTCAGAAGAGAAGCTTTTAGGGCGACCGGTAAGTGGTCTGGCCTGGCCGATGATTCTAAAGCATTTAATAACGCTGAATTAGAAGCGATTAGTAAAAATCAATATATAGATTACCATGATTTATTAATCCATAATGGATTATTACAGGACTATCAGTTGGGGGTTAACGCAGGAACTGAAAAGACCAAAGTTTATTTTTCTTTAGGCTATTTAGACGAAAAAGGTATTCTGAAGCAAGACTGGTCAAACAGATATACGGGAAGATTGAATATCGATCAAACTATTGGGAAAGCATTTAAAGCAGGAATGCAATCGCAATTAACCAGATATGAGCAAAGCATTAGAAGAGATCCTTTGAATCAGGCCAATAAAGTTAACCCTTTAGGAACGGTTTATGATGAAAAAGGAGAATTTATTGTATATCCATTGGGAGGAGCATTTGTGAGCCCCCTTGCCGATGAACAACCTAATATTTATACTAACCGGGCGATTCGTACAAGAATATTGACCAACGCTTATATTGAAGTAAAGCCAATTACTGAATTAACGTTTAGATCAACTTTAGGCGCTACTATAGATAATGGAAGAAACGGCACTTATGCCGCACCGCAATCTATCGACAGAAATGGTGCTTTTCCGAGAGCTACTTATGCTGCAGATAATGGGTTTTTAATTAATTGGGAAAATGTACTTACTTATCAGAAGCAGATCTCGGATCATTCGATAACCCTAACCGGAGTAAACAGTTTTATCTGGAACCGTTCTGATTTTATAAGCGCTGCAGGAGAGAATCAATTATTGAAATCGCAATTATTCTATGCGTTAGGAAATGCAAATGCCAATATAGCCGTAAATACAGGGTATGAAATGTCCAATCTGGTTTCGTTTGCCGGAAGAGCAAATTATAGTTATAAAGGTAAATATCTGTTAACCTTAACAGGTAGAACCGATGGTTCATCTATTCTTGCAGAAGGACATAAATGGGCGTTCTTTCCATCTGTAGCAGTAGGTTGGAGAATTAGTGACGAAGACTTTTTCAAAAAAGGAAATACGGTTAGCGAATTGAAACTTAGAGCAAGTTACGGAAAGGCAGGTAACTATGCGGTAGATCCTTATTCTACACAAAGTAGTTTAAGCAGGGTTGCATTTGCTTATGGTGATGTAGCTGCTCCCGGTTATGCATTTTCTCCACAAGTAGGAAACCCAAATCTAGGGTGGGAATTAACTACGACTTTAAATCTTGGATTGGATATTGGCCTGGTAAATAACAGGGTAAACACAACAATTGATTTCTATGATTCCAAAACTTCGGATTTGTTATTGGCAAGAGGTTTACCTCCAACAACTGGGGTGACTTCTGTGGTTCAGAATATTGGTAAAACAAAGAATACAGGGGTAGAAATTGGTATTAATTCAGAAAATTTAAAAGGAAAAGCTGTTGGCTGGACAAGCAGTTTGTCTTTTACCAGTAATAGGGAAAGAATAGTTGAACTTGTTTCCGGTACAGATGATATCGGAAATGGATGGTTTATCGGTCATCCAACTCAGGTGTTTTATGACTACGAAAAACTTGGTATTTGGCAAACTGATGAAGCTGCGGAGGCTGCTAAGTATGGACAAACTCCGGGCACTATCAAAGTTAGAGATTTAAATGATGATAATAAGATTGATGCGACGAATGACAGAAAAGTAATTGGTACTTCACGGCCAAAATGGTTTGGAGGTTTTGACAACACTTTTACTTACAAGGGGTTCGAACTCAATTTCTATGTTTTTGCCCGCTTTGGTCAAACCATAAATCCGGACTTTTTAAGAAGATATGATCCGCAGGGAATTGGGCAAAGTACCGCCGCAATTAATTACTGGACTCCCGAAAACCCTTCTAATGATTATCCGAGACCAAACTCAGGGCTGTCCCTGGCCAGTATGCTATATACCAGTACTATAGGATATGTGGATGGATCTTATATAAGGGTTAGAAATATTTCGCTGGGATATACATTACCTAAGAGTATAAGCCAAAAAGTATTTATGAACAATATAAAGGTGTATGCAACTGCCAAAAACCCTTTCACCTGGACAAGATCCAGTCGTTTGGAAGAATATGATCCAGAACGAGGCGGTTCAGAGAATTTTCCAATGACCAAAGTATTTGTTTTTGGATTGAATTTAGGTTTCTAA
- a CDS encoding DUF6686 family protein yields MCPTILLSQKDQTVISYCPECKRTYIWHKSLMLTFESKQFKSFNDYTKNDNHTFLAFPDGEERILIATQHSQVNLIFSDDEWAYFLTALEEAEYMQEVYQFLY; encoded by the coding sequence ATGTGTCCAACAATCTTGCTCAGTCAAAAAGATCAAACGGTTATCAGTTATTGTCCGGAGTGCAAAAGGACTTATATCTGGCATAAAAGCCTGATGTTAACTTTTGAAAGTAAACAATTCAAATCTTTTAACGATTACACGAAAAACGATAATCATACTTTTTTGGCTTTTCCTGATGGAGAAGAAAGAATCTTGATTGCGACACAACATTCTCAGGTTAATCTTATCTTTTCCGATGATGAATGGGCCTATTTCTTAACAGCACTTGAAGAAGCCGAATATATGCAGGAGGTTTATCAGTTTTTATATTAA
- a CDS encoding glycoside hydrolase family 28 protein encodes MKKNIQGKIFIVLCSFFAVQVHAQQSNYSWDNLPVVAEPTFKKDTFNITNYGAKPDGISLNTDAINKAISDCSKKGGGVVLVPNGYWLTGPIKLQNNVNLHLKKNALLQFSKNFDDYKLVEGVYEGKPSARNESPIMGVNVSNVAITGQGIIDGNGDAWRMVRTSDLTEYEWKAKIAKGEGILSEDKKRWYPSEKNKRGHDQNISFWLGPGVKLSDFEPVKDFLRPNLIVLNNCKNVLLEGVTFQNSPAWNVHPIMCENLTLRGLFIKNPDYAHNGDGADIESCKNVLVEHCIFDVGDDAICIKSGKDEEGRKRGIATENVIIRNNTVYKGHGGFVVGSEMSGGAKNIFVYDCTFMGTDKGIRFKTSRGRGGVVENIFIKDINMFDIDQEAIFFDMYYWVKSPKANEAVEIPPVTEETPIFRNVYIENITCNGAKKGIFVRGIPEMPVNNIHMKNLVLNTDIGAEFKDAKGIYVTNANLMTRDKEKALIYVETSQDIVFDNLKTNQTNGTLFNVNGANSSGIAVKNSNVSKGITKAVFNNGANAKALVADKK; translated from the coding sequence ATGAAAAAAAATATTCAGGGTAAAATATTCATTGTTTTATGTTCTTTTTTTGCTGTCCAGGTTCATGCACAGCAAAGCAATTACTCATGGGATAATTTACCGGTTGTAGCCGAACCTACATTTAAGAAAGATACTTTTAATATTACTAATTATGGCGCTAAGCCTGATGGCATATCTTTAAATACCGATGCGATTAATAAAGCCATTTCGGATTGTAGCAAAAAAGGAGGTGGAGTTGTTCTGGTACCTAACGGTTATTGGTTAACGGGGCCGATTAAATTGCAGAACAATGTAAACCTGCATTTAAAAAAGAATGCGCTACTGCAATTCTCTAAAAACTTTGATGATTATAAACTCGTTGAAGGCGTTTATGAAGGTAAGCCTTCGGCAAGAAATGAATCGCCTATAATGGGAGTAAATGTTAGCAATGTAGCTATAACAGGACAAGGAATTATTGACGGAAATGGCGATGCCTGGCGTATGGTTAGAACAAGCGATTTGACGGAGTATGAATGGAAGGCAAAAATAGCAAAAGGTGAAGGTATTTTAAGTGAGGATAAAAAAAGATGGTATCCGTCTGAAAAGAATAAGAGAGGACATGACCAGAATATTTCTTTTTGGTTGGGGCCGGGTGTTAAGCTGTCAGATTTCGAGCCGGTTAAGGATTTTTTAAGGCCAAATCTTATTGTACTGAATAATTGTAAAAATGTGTTATTGGAAGGGGTGACTTTTCAGAATTCGCCTGCCTGGAATGTACATCCTATTATGTGCGAGAACCTGACTTTAAGGGGACTTTTTATCAAAAATCCTGATTATGCTCATAATGGAGACGGTGCGGATATAGAGTCATGCAAAAATGTATTGGTAGAACATTGCATTTTTGATGTTGGAGATGATGCGATTTGTATTAAATCTGGTAAGGATGAAGAGGGACGGAAACGCGGAATTGCTACGGAAAATGTGATCATTAGAAATAATACGGTTTATAAAGGGCATGGTGGTTTTGTGGTTGGCAGTGAAATGTCTGGCGGGGCTAAGAACATTTTCGTGTATGATTGCACTTTTATGGGAACGGATAAAGGTATCCGCTTTAAAACGTCGAGAGGACGGGGCGGTGTGGTTGAAAATATCTTTATCAAGGATATCAATATGTTTGATATAGATCAGGAAGCCATATTTTTTGATATGTATTATTGGGTTAAATCTCCTAAAGCAAACGAGGCTGTTGAAATTCCGCCCGTTACAGAAGAAACGCCAATTTTTAGAAATGTTTATATAGAGAATATTACTTGTAATGGCGCTAAAAAAGGAATTTTCGTAAGAGGAATCCCTGAAATGCCTGTAAATAATATTCATATGAAGAATCTTGTTTTAAATACAGATATCGGTGCGGAGTTTAAGGATGCAAAAGGCATTTATGTTACCAATGCAAATCTGATGACGAGGGATAAAGAGAAAGCGCTTATTTATGTCGAGACCAGCCAGGATATTGTTTTTGATAATCTGAAGACGAATCAGACGAACGGAACTTTGTTCAATGTTAATGGTGCTAATTCCAGCGGGATTGCTGTGAAGAACAGTAATGTGTCTAAAGGTATTACAAAGGCTGTGTTTAATAACGGAGCGAATGCTAAAGCTTTGGTTGCTGATAAAAAATAG
- a CDS encoding alpha/beta hydrolase, producing MKKFILYILLGASFGVQAQVNIPRDTSFTLNGTYLKEKKYRPYITIAEVKNEDVIQSSLNLVYDTVGNRDLFLDVFYPKGEASQKYPGVILIHGGGWQSGDKSQMHTIGKALAAKGYVAFAVEYRLSPEAKYPQAVYDLKSSIRWMRANAKQFQLDTRHIASLGTSAGGQLAALLGVTNGNAYFEGNKRGNARFKSAIQAVINIDGTLAFRHPESVEGKAASNWLDGTYEENPKNWESAAPLNHVSKKSVPILFLNSSIPRFHAGRDDMINKLNKYRIYSEIHEFPDTPHPFWFFNPWFLPMMDYTITFLDKTFK from the coding sequence ATGAAAAAGTTCATTCTATATATTTTATTGGGTGCCTCATTCGGTGTTCAGGCTCAGGTGAATATTCCGAGGGATACATCTTTTACTTTGAATGGAACTTATCTGAAGGAGAAAAAGTACAGACCATACATCACCATTGCCGAAGTGAAAAATGAGGATGTTATCCAATCCAGTTTAAATCTGGTTTATGATACAGTAGGTAATAGGGATTTGTTTTTAGATGTTTTCTATCCGAAAGGAGAAGCTTCTCAAAAATATCCGGGCGTAATTTTGATTCATGGTGGCGGTTGGCAATCAGGAGATAAATCGCAAATGCATACTATTGGGAAAGCTTTGGCAGCTAAAGGTTATGTGGCTTTTGCTGTTGAATATCGCTTATCACCTGAAGCCAAATATCCCCAAGCTGTTTATGATTTAAAATCAAGCATCAGGTGGATGAGGGCGAATGCAAAGCAATTTCAATTGGATACCAGACACATAGCAAGCTTAGGTACTTCTGCGGGCGGACAATTGGCTGCTTTACTGGGTGTGACAAATGGGAATGCTTATTTTGAAGGAAATAAGCGTGGAAATGCCCGTTTCAAGTCGGCTATACAAGCTGTCATAAATATCGATGGAACGCTGGCTTTTCGACATCCTGAGTCGGTAGAGGGAAAAGCTGCATCCAATTGGTTGGACGGTACTTATGAGGAAAATCCGAAAAACTGGGAATCGGCAGCACCTTTAAATCATGTCTCGAAAAAATCAGTACCGATTTTATTCTTAAATAGCTCTATCCCCAGATTTCATGCGGGCAGGGATGATATGATTAACAAATTAAATAAGTATAGGATTTATTCAGAAATACATGAGTTTCCAGATACGCCGCATCCATTTTGGTTCTTCAACCCCTGGTTTCTACCAATGATGGATTATACAATTACCTTTTTAGATAAAACCTTTAAATAA
- a CDS encoding RagB/SusD family nutrient uptake outer membrane protein, with translation MKNRIKILAFFTLSTLLISCEKTLKEYNPSGITAESVFTTPEGFESLVNAAYSYQRWWYGKEEGYSLSEMGTDLWMSGAGDVYPDLTKYVNLQGTNGAVSAEWTALYAAINLCNAGINRIGDSGLSATLKTQREAELRFLRAFYYWHIVETWGGVHFTLEETKGIITTANKTPKETFYQQIIDDLNFAVNALSPIQADYGRVTKPAAMAFLSRVYLFNNNAIEANKMATAVLNGNYGFQLQANYADLWRMDNQKNKEVVYAISYSTNLSLNDLKDNILNPLGHSRGSNSGHMLFLMKYDTETGMTRDLTYGRPFNRYMPTRYLLDLYQADDARYEGSFMEVWLANNPDPTKRRPGQNLGDTAVVATRKSLNATGKNYSLYDRNAIYNAADGKVKDQLRYPTLTKFMDPTRPSFNEAQSSRDVFVIRYAELYLNAAEAQLKMGNADSAAYWINQVRGRAAKPGKSLSITPGQVTLDFILDERAREFAGEQIRWFDLKRTDKLIERVKAHNPDVAPNIQSYHIVRPIPRNQLDAVTNKDEFRQNTGYQ, from the coding sequence ATGAAAAATAGAATAAAAATATTGGCTTTTTTCACGTTAAGTACATTATTGATATCATGTGAAAAGACCCTAAAAGAATATAATCCAAGCGGAATTACTGCTGAAAGCGTTTTCACTACTCCAGAGGGCTTCGAGTCCTTGGTGAATGCAGCTTACTCTTACCAGCGTTGGTGGTATGGAAAAGAAGAAGGATACAGTTTGTCTGAAATGGGAACAGATTTATGGATGAGTGGAGCGGGAGATGTGTACCCCGACTTAACTAAATATGTTAATTTGCAAGGAACAAATGGAGCTGTCTCGGCAGAATGGACTGCTTTATATGCCGCAATAAATCTTTGTAATGCAGGTATTAATCGTATTGGAGACTCTGGCTTGAGCGCTACACTTAAAACGCAAAGAGAAGCCGAATTACGTTTTTTGAGGGCATTTTATTATTGGCATATTGTAGAAACTTGGGGAGGAGTACATTTTACGCTGGAAGAAACCAAAGGGATTATTACAACTGCTAATAAAACACCTAAAGAGACTTTTTACCAGCAGATTATAGATGATTTAAATTTTGCAGTAAATGCTTTGTCTCCAATACAGGCTGACTATGGTCGGGTAACGAAACCGGCTGCTATGGCATTCTTGTCGAGAGTTTACCTTTTTAATAACAATGCAATAGAAGCAAACAAAATGGCTACTGCTGTTCTAAACGGAAATTATGGTTTCCAGCTGCAGGCTAATTATGCAGATCTCTGGCGTATGGATAACCAAAAAAATAAAGAAGTTGTTTATGCTATAAGCTACTCAACAAACCTTTCTTTAAACGATTTGAAGGACAACATTTTGAATCCGCTTGGACATTCCAGAGGTAGTAATAGCGGGCATATGTTATTTTTGATGAAGTATGATACAGAAACTGGTATGACAAGGGATCTGACTTACGGCAGACCATTTAACAGGTATATGCCAACAAGATATCTATTGGATTTGTATCAGGCTGATGATGCCAGATACGAAGGATCTTTTATGGAAGTTTGGTTGGCCAATAATCCTGACCCAACTAAAAGAAGACCGGGGCAAAATCTGGGCGATACGGCTGTGGTTGCTACCCGAAAAAGCTTAAATGCTACTGGCAAAAATTACAGCCTTTACGATCGGAATGCAATCTATAATGCGGCGGATGGCAAGGTAAAAGATCAATTAAGGTACCCAACGTTAACGAAATTTATGGACCCAACAAGACCGTCCTTTAATGAGGCACAAAGTTCCAGAGATGTATTTGTGATTAGGTATGCTGAACTATATTTGAATGCAGCCGAAGCGCAATTGAAAATGGGTAACGCAGATTCTGCTGCTTATTGGATTAATCAGGTACGCGGAAGAGCAGCTAAACCGGGTAAAAGTTTAAGTATTACGCCAGGACAGGTAACTTTAGATTTTATTCTGGACGAGAGAGCACGAGAGTTTGCAGGCGAACAAATTAGATGGTTTGACTTGAAACGTACGGATAAATTAATCGAGCGTGTAAAAGCTCACAATCCAGATGTTGCACCTAATATTCAAAGCTATCACATTGTCAGGCCAATACCTAGAAATCAGTTGGATGCCGTGACCAACAAAGATGAGTTTAGACAAAATACGGGTTATCAATAG
- a CDS encoding rhamnogalacturonan acetylesterase — MNSKNKKTTVLAIIALIVLSAFSLKNKVTTIYLIGDSTVADYSLEKDYDAKRYPLVGWGQVFQPFFAKDSLKLVKNILGNAKEVKIDDRAKGGRSTRTFFQEGRWREVHQALKKGDVVMMQFGHNDGSVEKTERYVDIEGYKEFLRLFVTQTREKGATPILLTPVARNYPWKNGQLSNVHGDYPQAVKDVAGELDVKLIDLNELSIDFFSKVGQEYVTNKYFMNFPEGKYPAYPNGQKDNTHFQIEGGKEVARLVFNAMKGL, encoded by the coding sequence ATGAACTCAAAAAATAAGAAGACAACCGTATTGGCAATAATTGCATTGATCGTTTTAAGTGCTTTCAGTTTAAAGAATAAGGTGACAACAATCTATTTAATTGGGGATTCTACTGTTGCGGATTATTCTTTAGAAAAAGATTATGATGCTAAGCGTTATCCACTGGTTGGCTGGGGACAGGTTTTTCAACCGTTTTTTGCTAAGGATAGTTTGAAGCTGGTTAAAAACATTTTGGGTAATGCCAAAGAAGTAAAGATAGATGATAGAGCCAAAGGTGGAAGAAGTACAAGAACTTTCTTTCAGGAAGGGCGTTGGAGAGAGGTACATCAGGCTTTGAAGAAAGGCGATGTGGTAATGATGCAGTTTGGGCATAATGATGGTTCGGTGGAGAAAACGGAGCGTTATGTGGATATTGAAGGCTATAAGGAATTTCTGAGATTATTTGTTACTCAAACCAGAGAAAAGGGAGCAACACCTATTTTATTAACACCAGTGGCAAGAAATTACCCATGGAAGAACGGCCAGTTAAGCAATGTACATGGAGACTACCCACAAGCGGTGAAAGATGTGGCCGGGGAGCTTGATGTGAAGCTGATAGATCTGAATGAACTGTCTATAGATTTTTTTAGTAAGGTTGGACAGGAATATGTGACAAATAAATACTTCATGAATTTTCCTGAGGGAAAATATCCGGCTTATCCAAACGGGCAAAAGGATAATACACATTTTCAGATAGAAGGCGGAAAGGAAGTCGCCAGATTAGTCTTTAATGCGATGAAGGGCTTGTAA
- a CDS encoding glycoside hydrolase family 88/105 protein — protein sequence MQVKNIILGFSVMLFAMVCSAQKKLRSQTDYAQEISKTIMHKWPDSLTRLDGKSAGWSYDIGLYLEAISNVYARTGNKVYFDYIQKQMDRFLLPDGQIKFYKQNSYNIDYVRNGKAMMYLFERTGEQKYANAAKYIRQQLYTHPRTSEGGFWHKKVYPNQMWLDGLYMGQPFYAHFSKVFNQPENFDDIAKQFILMEKHSRDSETGLLHHAWDESRQQRWADKQTGKSPNIWGRAMGWYGVALVDVLDDFPKDHPQRKTLLEILNRYVEAVAKVQNPTNDLWYQVLDKASKKGNYPEASASSMFVYTMLKGSRLGYIPSKYRDVAKKGYQGIIKQFIEKGDDGFYHLNGTVMVSGLGGNPYRDGSFEYYISEPVIQDDPKGMGAFILAANEVTLIK from the coding sequence ATGCAAGTGAAAAATATTATTCTGGGATTTAGTGTCATGTTGTTTGCCATGGTATGTTCTGCCCAGAAAAAGCTAAGGTCGCAAACGGATTATGCACAAGAAATCAGTAAAACCATTATGCATAAGTGGCCAGATTCGCTAACCAGGTTGGATGGAAAGTCTGCAGGCTGGTCTTATGATATCGGTTTATATCTGGAAGCGATTTCTAATGTTTATGCCAGAACAGGAAACAAAGTTTACTTTGATTATATCCAAAAACAAATGGATAGATTTTTATTGCCGGATGGACAAATTAAGTTCTATAAACAGAATTCTTATAATATAGATTATGTGCGCAATGGAAAGGCTATGATGTATCTGTTTGAGAGAACGGGTGAGCAAAAGTATGCTAATGCGGCTAAATATATCAGGCAGCAATTGTACACGCATCCGAGAACCAGTGAAGGTGGTTTTTGGCACAAGAAAGTATATCCAAACCAAATGTGGTTGGATGGATTGTACATGGGGCAACCTTTTTATGCTCATTTTTCAAAGGTTTTTAATCAACCAGAGAATTTTGATGATATCGCCAAACAGTTTATTTTGATGGAAAAGCATTCACGGGATAGTGAAACTGGATTACTACACCATGCCTGGGACGAAAGCAGGCAGCAACGTTGGGCAGATAAGCAGACAGGGAAATCTCCGAATATCTGGGGCAGAGCAATGGGCTGGTATGGCGTGGCACTGGTTGATGTATTGGATGATTTTCCAAAGGACCACCCTCAGAGGAAGACTTTATTGGAGATATTAAATAGATATGTAGAGGCTGTTGCTAAAGTACAAAACCCAACCAACGATTTGTGGTATCAGGTACTAGATAAAGCTTCTAAAAAAGGGAATTATCCTGAAGCTTCAGCTTCGTCTATGTTTGTGTATACGATGTTAAAGGGAAGCAGATTAGGATATATTCCTTCTAAATATCGTGATGTGGCAAAAAAGGGATATCAGGGGATTATTAAACAATTTATAGAGAAGGGAGATGATGGTTTTTATCATTTGAACGGAACAGTTATGGTTTCTGGTTTAGGAGGTAATCCTTACAGGGACGGCAGTTTTGAATACTATATCAGTGAACCAGTTATACAGGATGATCCAAAGGGAATGGGCGCTTTTATACTGGCGGCTAATGAAGTTACGCTGATAAAATAA
- a CDS encoding SMP-30/gluconolactonase/LRE family protein: MEFKKILLSTAIGIVATLSANAQHSLEKIWETKESIPVPESVLYQEKSKLLYVSLIDGAGNAKDGIGGVAILNLDGSVKNMNWITGLNAPKGLGLFKDRLYVADLDEVVVVDVKKGQVIKKIAIPDAIFLNDITTDDKGTVYVSDTRKGFIYKIENDQASLYLENVKGANGLKVIGKDLFVLAGPELWKIAPDKKITKVAVGFEKGGDGVEPVGNGDFLVTCWPGIIYYVKANGSFEKLLDVQGQMNTADLAYDAKSKTLFVPTFNSKSVIAYKLK; encoded by the coding sequence ATGGAATTCAAGAAAATTTTATTGTCTACAGCAATTGGTATAGTAGCAACTCTTTCTGCAAATGCTCAGCATTCGCTAGAGAAAATTTGGGAAACTAAAGAAAGTATTCCTGTTCCCGAATCGGTTTTATATCAGGAGAAATCAAAGTTATTATATGTTTCCCTTATTGATGGGGCTGGAAATGCTAAAGATGGCATAGGAGGGGTAGCTATATTGAACTTAGATGGCTCTGTAAAAAATATGAACTGGATTACAGGTTTAAATGCTCCAAAAGGTTTAGGTCTTTTTAAAGACCGCCTGTATGTTGCGGATTTAGATGAAGTTGTGGTTGTTGATGTGAAAAAGGGGCAGGTTATAAAAAAAATAGCTATTCCGGATGCAATCTTCCTGAATGACATAACAACAGATGATAAAGGAACGGTTTACGTGTCTGATACGAGGAAGGGATTTATCTATAAAATAGAGAACGATCAGGCTTCTTTGTACCTGGAAAATGTAAAAGGAGCCAATGGGCTAAAAGTAATCGGTAAAGATTTATTTGTTTTGGCTGGACCGGAGCTGTGGAAAATTGCTCCGGATAAAAAGATTACCAAGGTTGCTGTTGGGTTTGAAAAGGGTGGTGATGGCGTGGAACCCGTAGGAAATGGAGATTTTCTGGTAACCTGCTGGCCAGGCATAATCTATTATGTAAAGGCTAACGGTAGTTTTGAAAAGCTTTTGGACGTACAAGGTCAAATGAATACAGCGGATTTAGCTTACGATGCGAAAAGTAAAACGCTATTTGTACCCACATTTAATAGTAAATCGGTTATTGCATATAAGTTGAAATAA